Proteins encoded by one window of Crassostrea angulata isolate pt1a10 chromosome 9, ASM2561291v2, whole genome shotgun sequence:
- the LOC128164147 gene encoding neuronal acetylcholine receptor subunit beta-3-like has translation MNVSPFIFTAMFLWSYTTVCCHDNETIDNESILQEKLFKNYNRYRKPVKVSSNRIFVSLTLDILSLPKLDIKSQTLHAANWLTYSWTDEYLTWNSSVFSNIDYVRLPADKIWIPSVCNLQEISGRRCLTYDSVKDSRSEAVIHSSGQVYLTETMDSIVLCKFDALHFPFDTQTCIFSFISSTGRFQKTYLAVNKSSYESRYFIGNEEWDLISTNVQAKFDMLNMKIVLKRRPLFIVLTVVLPIVALSIMNAFCFLLPIESGEKMGTSVALFLTFAVFGTIISDTMPQNAANISWFMVYVTTQILLSGLTVIMETVVLHLYHKYAGRSETIYIDKVCTLHNANNKTKDKSKEKYECVIAKTKATDSEEMWKSRAKKLDRVMMILNVCANIISICICMTIIMI, from the coding sequence ATGAATGTCAGCCCATTTATTTTCACTGCTATGTTTTTATGGAGTTATACAACAGTCTGTTGTCATGATAATGAAACAATAGACAATGAATCTATCCTGCaagaaaaactgtttaaaaactatAACAGATATCGAAAACCAGTCAAGGTCTCTTCGAATCGGATATTTGTGAGTCTTACTTTAGACATTCTCTCTCTACCAAAGCTGGATATAAAGTCGCAAACTTTACATGCTGCAAACTGGTTAACATATTCTTGGACGGACGAGTATCTTACATGGAATTCTAGTGTTTTTTCTAATATCGACTACGTAAGATTGCCTGCCGATAAGATATGGATTCCCAGTGTTTGCAACCTTCAGGAAATCTCTGGTAGAAGATGTTTGACATATGACTCGGTGAAAGACTCAAGAAGCGAGGCTGTAATCCATAGCTCTGGACAAGTATATCTGACAGAAACGATGGATAGTATTGTTCTGTGTAAATTTGATGCTTTGCATTTTCCTTTTGACACCCAGACCTGCATTTTCTCGTTTATATCATCTACCGGTCgatttcaaaaaacatatttggCTGTAAACAAATCTAGTTATGAATCACGTTACTTTATTGGAAACGAAGAGTGGGATTTGATCTCGACAAATGTTCAAGCAAAATTTGATATGCTTAATatgaaaattgtattaaaaaggAGACCCTTATTTATTGTTCTGACGGTAGTACTGCCAATTGTCGCTTTGTCAATCATGAATgcgttttgttttttattgccCATTGAATCCGGAGAAAAAATGGGTACTTCTGTGGCTTTATTTCTTACTTTTGCTGTTTTCGGAACTATAATCAGTGACACGATGCCCCAAAACGCAGCAAATATTTCGTGGTTTATGGTATATGTGACGACTCAGATACTTTTAAGTGGGCTGACGGTTATCATGGAAACGGTTGTTTTACACCTGTATCATAAATACGCAGGTAGATCAGAAACAATTTACATCGACAAAGTGTGTACATTACATAATGCGAACAACAAAACTAAAGATAAAAGTAAAGAGAAATACGAGTGTGTGATTGCTAAAACAAAGGCAACTGACTCTGAAGAAATGTGGAAAAGTCGGGCAAAGAAATTGGATAGAGTCATGATGATTTTGAATGTTTGTGCAAACATCATTTCTATCTGCATTTGCATGACAATCATTATGATCTAA
- the LOC128163718 gene encoding neuronal acetylcholine receptor subunit beta-3-like, translating to MNISTFIFTAMFSWPYTTVLCHDNETADIESILQEKLFKNYNRYRKPVKVSSNRIFVNITLYILSLSKLDIKSQTLHAANWLTYSWTDEYLTWNSTVFSNIDYVRLPADKIWIPSVCNLQEISGRRCLTYDSVKDSRSEAVIHSSGLVYLTETMDSIVLCKFDALHFPFDTQTCIFSFISSTGRFQNTYLVVNESSYESLLYIGNEEWDLISTNVQGTFDLLNMKIVLKRRPLFIVLTVVLPIVALSIMNAFCFLLPIETGEKMGTSVALFLTFAVFGTIISDTMPQNAANISWFMVYVTTQILLSGLTVIMETVALHLYHKYAGRSETIYIDKVCTLHNANNKTKDKSKEKYECVIAKTKATDSEEMWKSRAKKLDRVMMILNVCANITSICICMTIIMN from the coding sequence atgaatatcagCACATTTATTTTTACTGCTATGTTTTCATGGCCTTATACAACAGTATTGTGTCATGATAATGAAACAGCAGACATTGAATCTATTTTGCaagaaaaactgtttaaaaactatAACAGATATCGAAAACCAGTTAAGGTATCTTCGAATCGGATATTTGTGAATATTACTTTGTACATTCTCTCTCTATCAAAGCTGGATATCAAGTCTCAAACTTTACATGCTGCCAACTGGTTAACATATTCTTGGACGGACGAGTATCTTACATGGAATTCTACTGTTTTCTCTAATATCGACTACGTAAGATTGCCTGCCGATAAAATATGGATTCCTAGTGTTTGCAACCTTCAGGAAATCTCTGGTAGAAGATGTTTGACATATGACTCGGTGAAAGACTCAAGAAGCGAGGCTGTAATCCATAGCTCTGGACTAGTATATCTGACAGAAACGATGGATAGTATTGTTCTGTGTAAATTTGATGCTTTGCATTTTCCTTTTGACACCCAGACCTGCATTTTTTCGTTTATATCTTCTACCGGTCgatttcaaaatacatatttgGTTGTAAACGAATCTAGTTATGAATCACTTCTCTATATTGGAAACGAAGAGTGGGATTTGATTTCGACAAATGTTCAAGGGACATTTGATCTACTTAATATGAAAATTGTATTAAAGAGGAGACccttatttattgttttgacgGTAGTACTGCCAATTGTCGCTTTGTCAATCATGAATGCGTTTTGTTTTCTATTGCCCATTGAAACCGGAGAAAAAATGGGAACTTCTGTGGCTTTATTTCTTACATTTGCTGTTTTCGGAACTATAATCAGTGACACGATGCCCCAAAACGCAGCAAATATTTCGTGGTTTATGGTATATGTGACAACTCAGATACTTTTAAGTGGGCTGACGGTTATCATGGAAACGGTTGCTTTACACCTGTATCATAAATACGCAGGTAGATCAGAAACAATTTACATCGACAAAGTGTGTACATTACATAATGCgaacaacaaaacaaaagataaaagtaaAGAGAAATACGAGTGTGTGATTGCTAAAACAAAGGCAACTGACTCTGAAGAAATGTGGAAAAGTCGGGCAAAGAAATTGGATAGAGTCATGATGATTTTGAATGTTTGTGCAAACATCACTTCTATCTGCATTTGCATGACAATTATTATGAACTAG
- the LOC128163373 gene encoding neuronal acetylcholine receptor subunit alpha-7-like, producing the protein MNIKTVFVILNIIVVVLIISSLANCENNITMDQESALQESLFKNYNRYRKPVKVFSNRVSVNLELIIFSIPKLDIKSQTLHTSSMLVVSWIDEYLVWNSSKFREIEYLRLPADIIWVPNVCNLQEITDRRCLTYGSVTDTKSEVIVHNSGLVYLSEMMNSVILCTFNVMNFPFDIQTCVFKFVITSTTLYTVDLAVNQSNIKTDFYIGNEEWDLLSTGVSEKESMLNMLIILRRRPLFLTLTIIVPIVALSIMNCFCFLLPIKSGEKMGMSVALFLTFAVFGSILSDTMPPNSEHIPWFIVYVTTQIALSSLSVIMETIVVHLYHMNTCRSKMTDNKKDELQEETAAKCDNFDRLNRIGK; encoded by the exons atgaatatcaaaacaGTTTTCGTTATCTTGAATATTATAGttgttgttttaattatttcttcattggctaattgtgaaaacaatatcACTATGGACCAAGAATCTGCTCTACAGGAAAGCTTGTTCAAGAATTACAACAGGTATAGAAAACCGGTGAAGGTGTTTTCAAATCGAGTGTCGGTGAATCTCGAgttgattattttttctataCCAAAGTTGGATATAAAATCGCAAACATTACATACTTCTAGTATGTTAGTGGTGTCATGGATTGACGAATATCTTGTATGGAATTCAAGCAAGTTCCGTGAAATTGAGTATTTACGATTACCTGCGGACATCATTTGGGTTCCTAATGTCTGTAATCTTCAAGAAATCACCGACCGAAGATGTTTGACATATGGTTCCGTTACCGATACAAAAAGTGAGGTGATAGTCCACAACTCGGGCCTTGTTTATCTGTCTGAAATGATGAATAGTgttattttatgtacatttaacGTTATGAATTTTCCTTTTGACATTCAAACCTGTGTTTTCAAGTTTGTTATTACAAGCACTACGCTTTATACAGTAGACCTTGCAGTGAATCAGTCAAATATTAAAACCGATTTCTATATTGGAAACGAGGAATGGGATTTACTTTCAACAGGTGTTTCTGAAAAAGAAAGTATGCTTAATATGTTAATAATCTTAAGAAGAAGACCATTATTTCTTACACTAACTATAATTGTTCCCATTGTTGCCTTGTCTATCATGAACTGTTTTTGCTTTTTGTTGCCTATTAAGTCTGGTGAAAAAATGGGAATGTCTGTTGCATTATTTCTAACCTTTGCCGTTTTTGGAAGCATTCTTAGCGACACAATGCCACCGAACTCAGAACACATTCCATGGTTCATTGTTTACGTGACAACACAGATTGCTCTCAGTAGTTTAAGCGTAATCATGGAAACAATAGTTGTGCATCTGTATCACATGAATACCTGTAGGTCAAAAATGACTGACAACAAAAAAGACGAATTACAGGAAGAAACAGCAGCGAAATGCGATAATTTTGAT AGATTGAACAGAATTGGGAagtga
- the LOC128164244 gene encoding neuronal acetylcholine receptor subunit alpha-7-like has product MVLHLFTTLEIVLLVLSSAPEARSQENETIGIENNLQETLFKTYNRYTKPVKVYPSKLPLGIRLYLLSLQELNMKMQTLHTATFLEVMWTDEYLTWNLSDFSNIQYLRLPADKVWVPSICNIQEISGKRCLTYGSVADTSSEVLVNSFGKVVLGEAIKSTILCNFNAQKFPFDSQTCNFEFFSYYNYFFGTDIDINQSMFQDEYFAENEEWDLVSSSTKISKMGYDNMIIMSVVLRRKPLFPTLTLVVPIIALSIMNVFCSVLPIESGEKVGMSMALFLTFAVFGSILSDEMPKNSRNISWFMVYVTIQIIVSGLNVVVETIVLRLYYLEMRNMTMDPVLVEMASDTVTSMETSYNKLKMKTDSIDRTRTHLTRKWKNWAKRLDRGFMILNICTSVISFCVCASMIMMN; this is encoded by the coding sequence ATGGTTTTACACCTGTTTACAACATTGGAGATTGTGTTATTAGTACTAAGTTCAGCCCCGGAAGCAAGAAGTCAAGAAAATGAAACTATAGGAATAGAAAATAACCTGCaagaaacattatttaaaacttACAACAGGTACACGAAACCTGTCAAGGTGTACCCCAGTAAGTTACCGCTTGGAATTCGCTTATATCTTCTATCTCTTCAAGAGTTAAATATGAAAATGCAGACTTTACACACAGCAACATTTTTGGAAGTAATGTGGACTGACGAATATCTTACATggaatttgagtgacttttccAACATACAGTATCTCCGACTACCTGCGGACAAAGTCTGGGTTCCATCCATTTGTAATATTCAGGAAATCTCTGGGAAAAGATGTTTGACATACGGATCCGTTGCAGATACAAGTAGTGAAGTTTTGGTAAATAGTTTCGGAAAGGTTGTTCTTGGAGAAGCAATTAAAAGCACCattttatgcaattttaacGCTCAGAAGTTCCCTTTTGACTCTCAGACCTGTAATTTTGagttcttttcttattataattacttttttgGAACGGATATTGATATCAACCAGTCTATGTTCCAAGATGAATACTTTGCAGAAAATGAAGAATGGGACTTAGTGTCATCAAGTacgaaaatttcaaaaatgggATACGATAACATGATCATCATGTCAGTTGTATTAAGAAGAAAACCTTTATTTCCAACTTTGACACTGGTGGTTCCCATCATCGCCTTGTCTATCATGAATGTTTTCTGCTCTGTGTTGCCTATCGAATCTGGAGAAAAGGTAGGAATGTCTATGGCTTTATTTCTGACATTTGCGGTTTTTGGAAGTATTCTAAGCGACGAAATGCCAAAAAACTCCAGAAATATTTCTTGGTTCATGGTGTACGTGACAATTCAGATTATTGTCAGTGGCTTAAACGTCGTCGTTGAAACAATTGTGTTGCGTTTGTATTATTTAGAAATGAGGAATATGACAATGGATCCTGTATTAGTAGAAATGGCAAGCGACACAGTAACTTCAATGGAAACCTCttacaataaattgaaaatgaaaacagacaGCATCGACCGTACGAGAACACATCTTACAAGGAAATGGAAAAACTGGGCAAAGCGTCTTGATAGAGGCTTCATGATCCTTAATATATGCACAAGTGTAATATCTTTTTGTGTCTGCGCATCAATGATCATGATGAATTAG